A genomic region of Solanum dulcamara chromosome 2, daSolDulc1.2, whole genome shotgun sequence contains the following coding sequences:
- the LOC129880900 gene encoding proline transporter 2-like — MGKDEQREEMSIISSPSNLQKMNHHHVVALEVEVPETLHEVGTDSWFQVGVVLSTGINSAYALGYAGTIMVPLGWTGGVIGLVLSTLISLYASTLMAKIHEYGGKRHIRYRDLAGFMYGRTAYVIVWASQYANLFLINIGFIILGGQALKAFYLLFKDDDRMKLAYFIAIAGLACVLFAIAVPTLSSLRIWLAISSVFSLIYLTIAFVLALRDGINAPPRDYSIPGSKINRVFTTVGAAANLVFVFNTGMIPEIQATVRAPVVDNMLKALYFQFSLGSVPVHAVTYVGYWAYGSSSSSYLLNNVSGPVWVKALANITAFLQAIIALHIFASPTYEYLDTKYEIKGSALAIQNLAFRALVRGGYLVLTTFLSALLPFLGDFMSLTGAISSIPLTFILPNHMYIIAMKRKLSSLQKSWHLLNVVFFSVVAAAALVAAFRLIAVDSKTYHTFADL; from the exons ATTCATGGTTTCAAGTGGGAGTTGTTCTAAGCACTGGTATCAACAGTGCCTATGCTCTAGGATATGCTGGCACAATCATGGTTCCTCTTGGCTGGACTGGTGGTGTCATTGGTCTTGTTTTATCAACACTCATATCATTATATGCAAGTACTCTTATGGCCAAGATTCATGAATATGGTGGAAAGAGGCATATTAGATACAGAGATCTTGCAGGATTTATGTACG GTCGGACAGCTTATGTAATTGTGTGGGCATCGCAGTATGCTaatctttttttgataaatattggATTTATCATTTTGGGTGGACAGGCCTTAAAG GCTTTCTATCTTCTCTTTAAGGATGATGATCGGATGAAGCTAGCATACTTCATCGCGATTGCTGGATTAGCATGCGTCTTATTCGCCATTGCTGTTCCTACCTTGTCATCCTTACGAATTTGGCTGGCAATTTCATCAGTGTTCAGTCTAATTTATCTCACTATAGCCTTTGTGTTAGCTCTTAGAGATG GTATTAATGCTCCTCCTAGGGACTATAGTATTCCGGGATCGAAAATAAACAGAGTTTTTACAACTGTTGGTGCAGCTGCAAATCTTGTTTTTGTATTCAACACAGGAATGATTCCGGAGATCCAG GCTACTGTGAGAGCACCTGTTGTGGATAACATGTTGAAAGCCCTATATTTTCAGTTTAGTTTAGGATCTGTGCCTGTTCATGCTGTTACTTACGTAGGTTACTGGGCGTATGGATCCAGTTCATCGTCTTATTTGCTCAACAATGTCAGCGGTCCAGTTTGGGTTAAGGCACTCGCTAACATTACTGCATTCTTGCAAGCCATCATAGCTTTACAT ATATTTGCTAGTCCAACGTATGAGTACTTGGATACCAAATACGAGATTAAAGGAAGTGCACTTGCTATTCAGAACCTAGCATTCAGAGCTCTAGTCAGAGGAGGTTATCTCGTGCTTACTACTTTCCTATCTGCTTTGTTACCTTTCTTGGGAGATTTCATGAGCCTTACTGGTGCTATCAGCTCGATTCCACTCACGTTTATTCTTCCGAACCACATGTATATAATTGCCATGAAAAGGAAATTGTCTTCATTACAAAAGAGTTGGCATTTGCTCAATGTTGTCTTTTTTAGTGTCGTAGCTGCTGCTGCATTAGTAGCTGCTTTCAGGCTTATAGCAGTGGACTCGAAAACTTACCACACGTTTGCTGATTTGTAG